One Spinacia oleracea cultivar Varoflay chromosome 4, BTI_SOV_V1, whole genome shotgun sequence DNA segment encodes these proteins:
- the LOC130472495 gene encoding uncharacterized protein has translation MRSTLERFGSNIVFSNGLMDPFSPFGVLKYISKTFVALTTKKGSHCLDFNYPSHDDPKWLKLQREKELKMFSRWINNNSFNSPQILFNWFCFGLVFTLLL, from the exons ATGCGATCAACTCTCGAGCGGTTTGGAAGTAACATAGTATTTTCAAATGGCCTTATGGACCCATTTAGTCCTTTCGG GGTGTTAaaatatatttcaaaaacttttgTGGCTTTAACAACTAAAAAAG GGTCTCATTGCTTAGATTTCAATTACCCATCGCACGACGATCCAAAATGGCTAAAACTCCAACGAGAGAAGGAATTGAAGATGTTTTCTAGATGGATAAACAATAATTCTTTCAACAGTCCCCAAATTCTGTTTAACTGGTTTTGTTTTGGCCTTGTTTTTACGTTATTGTTATAG
- the LOC110789280 gene encoding uncharacterized protein produces the protein MSKIMFRQRYFLDRTNWAGTKSKNPLIVNFGGEYPVEGDLQNLGVINEAATKFGALVLYIEHRFYGMSVPFGSIDIALGDANVRECLNSEQALEDFPLIILGVRKKLFNQHTKIIVTGCSYAGMLAAWFRLKYPNIAIGALAASAPVFYFEPSIPSQWENEFCSIVSNDFKVVNEKCYQRIRKSWDIIDKISLQELEGSAHLADVFKSCSPFISAWDLKHSLLKYYSYSAQYNGHYNGGIGKVCDEIIRAPDDDVLGGIARSVLNGRPCYDLEYYMDTNTTTTSSVFENNAARAWDWQELVCSSI, from the exons ATGAGTAAAATCATGTTCCGCCAACGATATTTTTTAGACCGTACTAATTGGGCCGGCACAAAATCTAAAAATCCACTGATAGTTAATTTTGGAGGAGAATATCCTGTAGAAGGTGATTTACAAAATTTAGGGGTTATTAATGAAGCCGCAACCAAGTTTGGAGCATTGGTATTGTACATTGAG CATCGATTCTATGGCATGTCTGTGCCCTTTGGATCCATAGACATAGCTTTAGGAGATGCAAATGTTCGGGAGTGTCTTAATTCTGAGCAAGCGTTAGAGGACTTCCCGCTGATTATCCTCGGCGTGAGGAAAAAACTATTCAATCAACATACAAAAATTATAGTTACGGGTTGCTCTTACGCCGGAA TGTTGGCCGCATGGTTCAGACTTAAGTACCCCAATATTGCGATTGGGGCACTGGCCGCCTCGGCTCCTGTTTTCTATTTTGAGCCGAGCATTCCATCTCAATGGGAAAATGAGTTTTGTTCAATCGTGAGCAATGATTTCAAG GTGGTTAATGAAAAATGTTACCAAAGAATAAGGAAATCTTGGGACATAATCGACAAAATAAGTTTACAGGAACTTGAAGGCAGTGCACATCTTGCTGACGTTTTCAAATCATGCAG TCCATTTATATCAGCCTGGGACCTGAAACACAGCTTGTTAAAATATTATTCATACTCGGCCCAATATAATGGACACTATAATGGAGGCATTGGTAAAGTCTGTGACGAAATAATTCGTGCACCAGATGATGACGTGCTAGGAGGGATCGCTCGCTCGGTTCTTAACGGACGACCGTGCTATGATTTGGAGTATTATATGGATACTAATACAACTACAACTTCAAGTGTCTTTGAGAATAATGCGGCAAGGGCTTGGGATTGGCAG GAACTCGTTTGTAGTAGCATCTAA